From Streptomyces sp. SAI-135:
TCTCGCCGCGTGCGAGGGCGGAGCGGAACATGGCGAAGTTGAGCGACACGCGCGTGATGCCGAACCTGGGGGCCGCCTGGAGGGCGGCGACGATCAGCAGTTCGTTCATGCCGGGGTCGGCCGAGCGGTCGCGGCGCATGAGGTCGAGGGAAGCGCCGTCGGTGCCCCACGGCACGAAGTGCAGGATCGCCTTGAGGTCTCCGTACGGGCCGGGCTGGTCGTCGGCCTTGTGGGCGGTGGCGATGAGGCAGTCGCCGTCGGCGAGGTCGCCGATGCGGCCCAGGGCCATCGAGAAGCCGCGTTCGGTGTCGGTGCCGCGCCAGTCGTCGGCGGCCTGCCGGATGCGCTCCAGCTCGGTCGCCCCGAGGTCACGGACGCGCCGTACCCGGGTCTCGTAACCGGCCCGCTCGATGCGCTTGACCATCTGGCGGACGTTGCGCATCGCGCGGCCGGCGAGCGAGAAATCCGCGACGTCCACCACCGCCTCGTCGCCCAGTTCGAGGGCGTCCAGGCCGGTCTCGCGGGTCCACACCTCGCCGCCGGTCTCCGAGCAGCCCATGACGGCGGGCGTCCAGGAATGGGCCTTGGCCTCGTCCATGAAGCGTTCGATGGCGCCCGGCCAGGCCTCGACGTCGCCGATGGGGTCGCCGCTGGCGAGCATCACGCCGGAGACGACGCGGTAGGTCACGGCGGCCTTGCCGCTGGGGGAGAAGACGACGGCCTTGTCGCGGCGCAGCGCGAAGTGGCCGAGGGAGTCGCGGCCGCCGTGCTTGGCCAGCAGCGCCCTGAGGCGGGACTCGTCCTCCTCGGTGAGGTGGGCGGCGGGGTGCTCGGGGCGGAAGGCGAGGTAGATCGTGGTGATCGCGGTGAGCAGGCCCAGGGCGCCCAGGGAGACGCCGACGGTCCACGAGGTGTCGCCCTGGTAGTCGACGGGGCCCTCGAAGCCGAAGAGGCCGTACAGGACGTGGGTGATGCGGTCGGCGAGGCTCGGGTCGCCCACCAGGCGGTTCGGGTGGACGCTGACGATGATCAGCCCGAGGACGAGGGAACCGGCGCCCATGAGGACGAAGTTGGCGAGCGCGCGCCAGCGGCTGCGTGGGTCGGGCAGCGCCCTGAACTGGTCGCGGTGGCGCAGCAGCGGTGCGAGCAGGGCGAGCGAGATGGCCGCCCCCACGAGTGAGTGGCGGTAGGTGAACTGCGCCAGCGCGCCCGCCGGCAGCAGTGCCACGGCCGCCCGCCAGGCGCGGCGCTTGTGGCGCCTGAGGCCGTGGGCGAGCAGCAGCAACAGCACTCCGGTGCTGAGCGAGAGCGCGGCCGCGAACGGGCCGAGCGCGCCGGGCAGCACCTCGGCCATGGTGTGCATACGGCTGTGCCGGAAGCGTGGGAAGACGCCGGCGGCGATGTCCAGAAGGCCTACGAGCGTGCAGGCTCTGGAGACGAGGACGGGGACGGCCTCGGGGCGCGGCCCGTGCAGTGCACGCCGCAGCCGTGTTGATCGGATCGGAACCCCGCCCGACATTTCCTCATCTGTCCTGACAGACATCGCATCCCGTGGTTCTGCGAGTGACTTTGGATCCGGAGCCCCGATTCGGGCATCCGGCGACATTGCGCCCTCTAGGACGGTGTCTCGTGAGGAGAGGTTCACTCACCTCCTCAAAGCCGTTTCAAAGGCCGAGGAAAGCGAAAGCAAGCAATGGGTCTCACGAGCAACAACACGCTGGTGCCGGCGGTCCTGGCCGCCGTGGCGCTCTTCGCCGGCACGGTGTGGCTGTGGCCACGTCTGGCGCGCCGTGGCTGGCGGCCCGTCAGCGGCCGTATCGGGCTGCTGCTCGCGACGCAGCTCTCCCTCTTCGTGACGGTGGGACTCGCCGCCAACCAGGCCTTCGGGTTCTACGCCTCCTGGGCCGACCTGTTCGGGCAGGAGACCGACCAGGGCGTGGTGGTCGACCACAACCTGGGCCGGCGGTCGAGCGGGCCCCTGACGGTGACGGAGATCGGGGACGTGCCCGGCAGGGGCGGCTCCCGGCCGTCGTCGGCCGGGCAGGTCCAGACGGTCGACATCGTCGGCCCGAAGTCTCACATCGCCAGCCCCGCGTACGTCTATCTTCCGCCGGAGTATTTCCAGGAGCGCTATCGGACGCGTACCTTCCCCGCCGCCGTCGTACTCACGGGTTATCCGGGCACCGCGCGGGCGCTGGTGGACAAACTCCACTATCCGCGCACGGCTCTGGAACTCACCAAGAGCGGCCGTATGCAGCCGATGATCCTCGTGATGATGCGGCCGACGGTTGCTCCGCCGCGGGACACCGAGTGCGCGGACGTTCCGGGCGGTCCGCAGACCGAGACGTTCTTCGCGAAGGACCTTCCGAAAGCGATCAACCAGCACTACAGGGTGGGCAAGGAGCTGGGGAACTGGGGAATCATCGGGGACTCCACGGGCGGCTACTGCGCGCTGAAGCTCGCCATGCACCACCCCAAGGTGTACGTCGCCGGGGCGGGCCTGTCCCCGTACTACAACGCACCCGTCGACCCCACCACGGGCGACCTCTTCCAGGGCGACAAGGCGCTGCGCAACCGCGCGAACCTGTGGTGGTGCCTCAAGCACCTGAGCCCGCCGGACACCTCACTGCTCGTCACCAGCAGCAAGGTGGGCGAGAAGAACTACAAGGACACCCTGAAGTTCATAGAGCGGGTGAAGGCGACGGAAACGACGCGGATCTCGTCGATCATCCTCGAAAGCGGCGGGCACAACTTCACCACCTGGCGGCGGGAGATCCCGGCGACCTTGGAGTGGATGAGCGGGCTGCTCACCGGTGATCAGCGATCGACGGGTGACCGGTGAGTGAGCGATGAGTGATCAATACGCCGAATTCGGCGCCGACTCCGATTCCTGATGTCGTGTGAGGGTCGCGGGATGGCTGTGTTTTTACGGGGCGGGGCACCATGGTTCGCCTACGCGCGGTAAGTTTCTGGCCATGCCACGTGGACGTCACCGCCATTCCCCGCCTTTGCACAGGCTGCTGCCTCCGTCGGCGATCGCAGGCGTCTCCCTCGTCTGTGCCTTCGGTCCCTGGGTGTTCTCGCAACAGGCCGTGCTGCGCGTGATAGCCGCGTTCGCCGCGGCGGTCGCGGTCGTCGGTGCGGCCGTCATGCGCCGCTGGGACGCGCAGGCGGGCAAGCAGGTCGCCGACCTCACGCGCGCGCGTGCGAGCGACGAGTGGCGGCACGAGGAGCGGGTCGCCGAACTCGAGACCGACCTCGAGGAGTCGCGGGAGCTCCGGGGCAAGCTGGAGCAGCGGCTGCGGGCCAAGCGTGCGGAGCTGGCGGGTCTGCGCAACGAACACGCGGCCCTGCTGCGGCGGTACGCCACGGCGGAGACCGAGCGGGCGAGCGCCCTGGAGGGCCGCCGGCTGCTGGAGATAGAAGCCACCCCGGCGCGTGCGCTGCCTCCCGCGGAGCAGACCGACGCGGAGGGCGTGGCGGCGACCGCCGGGGCGGAGGAGGAGACCGAGGCCAAGGACCTTGCGGGCTCGCGGACTTCGGAGCAGCCGCCGGAGCGGCCCGCGATCTTCTCCCCGGAGGGCTCCCGGCTGTTCCTGCGGGCGAACGCGGCGCTGAAGCGGCTCGACGACGACGGTGAAACGACCCCGCGCTCGGACTCCGGCGAGGAGTCCGGGACGGCAGCCGAAGCGGACACGGACACGGACGCCGAGACGGCCGCGGAGGCCGAGGTCGGTTCCGGCTCCGAGGCGAACTCGGCGGGTGGCCCGCAGGGCCCGGGCGGCGCGCAGCGCGGACCCCAGCCCGGTGCCAGGGGCCCGAAGACGGCCCGCGAGGGCTCCCCGGCCGAACCGGGGGCGCAGCCGGTGAACGCCGGTCCCGCCGCGGCCGGCGCCGGTGCCGAGGCGGAGGCCGCGCAGGAGGACGAGGCGCGGGGGAAGCCCGAGGCGGTCGACGGGCATGAGCACGCGGCCGCCACCACCACGGCGAGAGCCGCCCAACCGCAGCAGCAGCCCGCCGGGCACTTCATCGCGCCGACCGCGGTGGCGGTCGTGCCGACGGCTCCGGTACGACGCCCGCGGGTCGAGGGCGGGTTCGACTTCTTCGGCACGAAGGCGGGTGCCTCCCGGGACGCCCTGGAGGCCGTGCAGAACGAGGACCTCGCCGATGTCGTCGGCCAGGAGGCACTCGCCCTGCACAAGGCCGAGGCGGAGGCGGAGTTCAAGCCGGCCGACGAGGAGTCGCGGGGCGTCGGCCAGGTCATCGACCTGACGGCCCACGACGAGACGGAACAGATCAACCTGGAAGGCCTGCGCAGCGCGGTCTCCTGACGGACGCACGGCTGCTCGCGAGGGGCACGGTCAGACCATCCAGCGGTCGGGCCGTGCCCCTTTCCGTCCCGTCCGCGATCTCTCCGCCTGTGCCCCGAGCAGCTCCGCGGCCTCCTGGGCGTCCCTCAGACGGGCCGTGACGGTCTTGTTCGCTCCCGTGTCCACGTGTACGTCGGCGAGCCGCCACAGCCGCTCCCAGGGCCCTTGGGTGAGCCGTACGCTCTGGACCTTCGCATGCGGGACGAGCGCCAGGCTCCGGCGCAGCAGCCCCTGCCGTGAGGCGAACACCGCGTCGGTGACGGCGAGTCCGTGGCCGCGCCACCACAGGGGCACGCACCGCCCGGCCCGCCGCGGGGGCCGTGACAGGGCCGACAGCGGCGGGACGACCACGCCGGGCAGCACGCGCGCGACGACCGCCTCGGCGGCCGCGCGCGGAGCGACCGGCACCAGCACGGAGTTGGACGACCCGGCCACGTCCAGCTCGACCCGCACCCAGCCGCGCCGCCGCCACAGCAGCGGCTCCACGATCCGCACGGTCTGCACCCGCCCCGGCGGGACCGTCTCATGGGTGCGGTCCAGGAGACCGTGGTCGATGCGCAGCCCGTCCGGGGACTCGCCCACCGTCCAGTCGTACTCGGTGACGAACCGGCCCACGCTGCTCGCCCCCGCCGCGCCGAGCAGCGGTACGGCGGTCGCGAGGACCGTCCACAGGCTGTGGGTGGCCCACCACAGCAGCGGCGGCACGACGAGGGCGGCCACGAGAGCGCCCCAGGTGGCGCCCGTCAGCACGAGGGAGAGCGCGAGGTCACGCGGAGGCGTGCGCAGCAGCTCGCGCGCGGGGGCCTCGCCGACCTTGTGCGCGGTCTCGGGGGCGAACCCGGCGGCGCGCGCGAGGAGTTCCGCGCGCAACGCCCGCGCCTCGCGCTCCCCGAGGAAGGCCAGCTCGTCCTTCTTGTCGGCGCCGACGACGTCCAGCCGGAGTTTGGCGACACCCGCCACGCGCGCGAGGAGCGGCTGGGTGACGTCGACGGCCTGGATCCGCTCCAGCCGGATGTGCGCGGTGCGCCGGAACACCAGGCCGGTGCGGATGCGCAGTTCGGTGTCGGTCACCGCGAAGTGGGTGAACCACCAGGTGAGAAAGCCGTACAGGGCGGCGGCCGGGACGACGACGGCGAGCGCGATCAGCAGGGTGGTGGTCGTCAGCCGGGTCAGCTGGCGCTGCGCCTGGTCGGGGTCGTGCACGGCCCACCCGATGACGACGGCGACCGGCGCCCACGCCCGCCTGAGCGGCGTTATGGGATGCAGCCGCCGCTCGGTGACGGCCTCCTTCTCCGGCTTCTCGTGTACGGCGTCGTCGACGCCCGGCGCGGTCACAGGCCCGCCGATCGGGCCTCGCCGAGTTCGGTGAGCCGGTCGCGCAGCCGCTCCGCCTCGGCCGGGTCGAGGCCCGGGATGGTGGCGTCGGTCGCCGCGGCGGCGGTGTGCAGCTGGACGCTGGCCAGCCCGAAGTGCCGCTCCACGGGCCCGGAGGTGACCTCCACGAGCTGCATGCGGCCGTACGGCACGACGGTCTCCTCGCGCCACAGCACGCCCCGGCTGATCAGCAGGTCGTCGGCGCGCTCGGCGTAGCGCCAGGAGCGCCAGTTGCGGCCGAGCAGCACCCAGCCCCAGCCGGCCAGGGCGAGCGGCAGCAGCGCGAACGTCGCCCAGAGGGGCCCGCACAGCAGCCCGAGCAACAGCCCCAGGGCCACCGCGAGCAGCCCCAGCCACACCACCAGCAACAGCCGTCGCATCCGCAGCAGCCCCGGCGGCAGCCCGGTCCACACCGGCTCGGCCCCCGCGACCTCCGTGTCCTGCCCGCTCCCCGTCTCCATGAGGCCAGCGTACGTAGGAGAGACTGTGTCCATGACTCCTACGACGGAGACCACGGTCGGCATCGGCGGCGCCGCGGAGAGCACCGACATGGTGCTCAACATCGGCCCGCAGCACCCGTCCACCCATGGCGTGCTGCGCCTGCGGCTGGTCCTGGACGGCGAGCGCATCATGAGCGCGGAGCCGGTGATCGGTTACATGCACCGGGGCGCGGAGAAGCTCTTCGAGGCGCGCGACTACCGCCAGATCATCATGCTCGCCAACCGTCACGACTGGCTGTCGGCCTTCTCCAACGAGCTGGGCGTGGTCCTCGGCGTGGAGCGGATGCTCGGCATGGAGGTCCCGGAGCGAGCGGTGTGGACACGCACGCTGCTCGCCGAGCTCAACCGGGTGCTGAACCACCTGATGTTCCTCGGCTCGTACCCGCTGGAGCTCGGCGGCATCACTCCGGTCTTCTACGCGTTCCGCGAGCGGGAGGTCCTCCAGAACGTCATGGAGGAGGTCTCCGGCGGCCGGATGCACTACATGTTCAACCGCGTCGGCGGCCTCAAGGAGGACCTGCCGGCCGGCTGGGCCACGCGTGCGCGTGCCGCCGTCTCCGCCGTGCGCTCGCGCATGGACCGCTTCGACGACCTGGTCCTCGGCAACGAGATCTTCCGGGGGCGCACCCGGGACGTCGGCGTCCTCGCGCCGGAGACCGTGCACGCCTACGGCGTCAGCGGGCCCGTCGCGCGCGCCTCGGGCGTGGACTTCGACCTGCGCCGCGACGAGCCCTACCTCGCCTACGGGCAGCTCCAGGACACCCTGAAGGTGGTCACCCGGCAGGAGGGCGACTGCCTGGCCCGCTTCGAGGTCCTCCTGGAGCAGACCCACAACGCCCTCGACCTCGCCGACGCCTGCCTGGACCGGCTCGCCGAGCTCCCGCCCGGGCCGATCAACCAGCGGCTGCCCAAGGTCCTCAAGGCTCCCGAGGGGCACACGTACGCGTGGACCGAGAACCCGCTCGGCATCAACGGCTACTACCTCGTCAGCAAGGGCGAGAAGACCCCGTACCGGCTGAAGCTGCGCTCGGCCTCGTACAACAACATCCAGGCGCTGGTGGAGCTGCTGCCGGGCACGCTGGTCGCGGACATGGTGGCGATCCTGGGGTCACTGTTCTTCGTCGTCGGGGACATCGACAAGTAGGCCGTCTGGGCCGTCTGGGCCGTCGACAAGCAGGCCGCCGACGCCGACGGGCTGGAGGAGCCAGCCGAAGTCGCCGAGTCCGCCCGCCGCGGTGAGCTCGGCGGCCTCTCCGGCGCGCGCGAGGGCGCGTACGTACTCCGCGGGGTGTGTGGACGCCAGCGAGAGCGGGGGGCGTGCGCCCGCGATGCCCAGGGCGCGCAGGGCGTCGCGCTGGGTCAGCAGACGCCCTCCGGGCAGTGCGCACGCGTCCAGCGCCACATGGGTCGTGAGGTCGCAGGAGCCGTCCGGCACGGGTGTGCTCTCGCGCCCCTCGCGGAAGCCGGTGAGCGTTCCGAAGGGGGGACGTGCGGCTGCGGTGTGCGCGTAGTCGACGGCGACCGCCATTCCCCGCCCGACCGTGGCGACCGCCGCCGCCCAGGCCTCGTCGCGGGGGAGTCCGATCTCGGCCCGCAGTCCTTCCTCGGCCGGCAGCGGCCACCACCGCCGCAGCCAGTCGGCCTCCGCACCGGCGACCGGCTCCCCGAGACGCTCGCGACCGTCGGGTCGTACGAGAACGCGTCGCGGCAGGCCCGAGGCGTCCGTCTCGGCGATCTCCACCGGTACGTTGTCCAGCCACTCGTTGGCGAACAGCAGCCCGGTGATGTTCTCGGGCGGTGCGGACAGCCACTCGATCCGGTGATCGAGGCCGGCGGGGCGGCCGGCGATCTCCACGGCGTGCACGCGCGTGCGGGCGCCCACCTCCGCGGGCAGTGCGGCGAGGACGCCCGTGGCCAACTCGCCCCGCCCCGCGGCCATGTCGACGAAGTCGAGCCGCGCGGGCCGGCCCAGCTCCTCGTCGAGGCGGCACAGCAGCCGGGCCACGGCCGCGGCGAACAACGGGGAGGCGTGCACGGAGGTACGGAAGTGTCCGGCCGGCCCCTCCGGCCTGCGGTAGAAGCCGTCCGGGCCGTAGAGCGCGGCCTCGGTGGCGGCCCGCCAGCCGGACCAGCCGCCGGTCGTGTCATTGGTCACGCCGTCAGGCTAGGCGCACCGGACAACGGGGCCTCCACCTTGGGGAGTACGCGCGGGCGGTACGGATCGGTCCTCCGGTTGACCCCTGCACACATCACGCTTCCCTACGCTGGGTTACGTGCAGCGCCTCTATGACTTCCTCCGCAGGCACCCGACAGGGGTCGACGTCTTCTGGGCCGTCATCCTGCTCGGGATCTCGCTCGCGAGCGAAACCGCCCGTGGGGAGTCCCAGGGGACCCGGTCCCCGATGGCGATCGCCCCGATCGTCCTGCTGCTGTGCCTGGTCATCGCGCTGCGCAGACTCATGCCGGAGCGGATGCTGCTGCTCGCCATCGGGCTCGGCGCGGCGCAGGTCGTGCTGGACGTGGAGACCACGTCCGCGGACTTCGCCTTCCTGGTGATCGTGTACACCGTGGCCGCCACGGGCACCCGCTGGGCGTCCCGGCTGGCGCTGACGATCGGCCTGTGCGCCGCCCCCGTCGCGCAGCTGCGCTGGCCGAACGAGAACTCCGGCGCGCTCGGCAACGTCGCGATCATGATCTTCCAGACGGTGCCGTTCGCCCTGGCCTGGGTGCTCGGCGACTCGATCCGCACCCGCCGCGCCTACTTCGCCCAGCTGGAGGAGCGCAACGCCCGCCTGGAGAAGGAGCGCGAGGCCCAGGCGAAGGTCGCCGTCGCCGCCGAGCGCGCCCGGATCGCCCGCGAACTGCACGACGTCGTCGCGCACAACGTGTCCGTCATGGTCGTCCAGGCCGACGGCGCCGCCTACGTCCTCGACGCCGCGCCCGACCAGGCCAAGAAGGCCCTGGAGACCATCTCCTCCACCGGCCGGCAGGCGCTCGCCGAGATGCGCCGCCTGCTGGGCGTGCTGCGCACCGGCGAGCACCAGGAGGGCGGCGAGTACGTTCCGCAGCCCGACGTCGAGCAGATCGAGGACCTCGTCGAGCAGTGCCGCGGCTCCGGGCTCCCCGTCGACTTCAAGATCGAGGGCACTCCGCGCCCGCTGCCCAGCGGTGTCGAGCTCACCGCGTACCGCATCGTGCAGGAGGCGCTCACCAACACCCGCAAGCACGGCGGCCCGAACGCGGGTGCGAGCGTGCGCCTGGTCTACTTCGACGACGGCCTCGGTCTGCTCGTCGAGGACGACGGCAAGGGCGCCCCGCACGAGCTGTACGAGGAGGGCGGCGCCGACGGAGCCGGCCACGGCCTGATCGGCATGCGGGAGCGGGTCGGCATGGTCGGCGGCACCCTGGACGCGGGCCCCCGCCCCGGCGGAGGATTCCGCATCAGTGCGCTGCTGCCGCTCAAACCAGCGCATTGACACCGACGCACGCCCCCTGTTGACACCTGTCACGCCCCCCTGGCGACCTGCTGTACGACCCCGAGGAAACGGAAGAGGCCCGATGACGATCCGCGTGATGCTCGTCGACGACCAGGTGCTGCTGCGCACCGGGTTCCGGATGGTGCTGGCGGCCCAGCCGGACATGGAGGTCGTCGCGGAGGCGGGGGACGGGGTGGAGGCCCTCCAGGTGCTGCGCTCGACCGCCGTGGACGTGGTCCTCATGGACGTCCGCATGCCGAAGCTCGACGGGGTGGAGACCACCCGCCGCATCTGCTCGGAGCCCGACCCGCCGAAGGTGCTGATCCTGACCACCTTCGACCTGGACGAGTACGCCTTCTCCGGGCTGAAGGCGGGCGCGTCCGGCTTCATGCTCAAGGACGTGCCGCCCGGCGAGCTGCTCACCGCGATCCGCTCGGTGCACAGCGGCGACGCCGTGGTCGCCCCCTCGACGACCCGGCGCCTGCTCGACCGTTTCGCGCCCATGCTGCCCACCACCGGCAAGGAGCCCCAGCACGCGGAGCTGGAGCGGCTCACCGGCCGTGAGCGCGAGGTCATGGTGCTGGTCGCGCAGGGACTGTCCAACGGCGAGATCGCGGCCCGGCTGGTGCTGTCCGAGGCGACGGTGAAGACCCATGTGGGCCGCATCCTGACCAAGCTGGGCCTCAGGGACCGGGTGCAGGTGGTGGTCCTCGCCTACGAGACGGGGCTGGTGCGCGCGGGCGGGCACGGCTGAGACACGGCCCGGCCCCGGCCCGCAACGCCCCGGGCCGTGCCGGGCGCTACCGCAATATCCCTTCCAGGAAGTCGCTGCCCAGCCGCGCCACCACGGTGACGTCCAGCTGGTGCAGGACGTACCGGCCGCGGCGGCGGGTGGTGATCAGGCCCGCCTTCTTGAGGACGCCCAGGTGCCGGGATATCTCCGGCGCGGTCATGCCGTGCACCTGGGCGAGCTCGCTGGTGGTGTAGGCGCTGCGGGCCAGGTGCCGGCACAGGCGCATCCGGACCGGATGGGAGAGCGCGGTCAGCCGCAGGGCCAGCTGCTCGACCGAGGGCGGGGCGGTGAGCTCGGGGGAGCCGACCGGATAGTGCAGGGCGGGCTGCCAGCCGTACCGGTGCAGGACGCTCAGGTGCGGCCAGCCCAGGCTGGTCGGGATCAGCAGCAGACCGCCCTCCGCCGTGGCGCTGTGCCCGGTGCCCAGCTTGTCGACCGTGATGCGGCCCGCCGCCTCGTCGAGCGTGACCGCGGGCGACACCGCGGTGAGCGCCTCCGCGAGACCCTTGCGGCGCAGCAGGTCCGTCTTGTGGCGGGCGTCCGCCGCGAGCTGGTGGCGCAGCCGCGACCAGGTGTCCGCGAAGAACGCCTCGTCGCAGTCCTCCACGAACTGCCGGAACCAGGCCCGGATCCGCGGCGGGTCGGCCAGCAACCGCTCGGCGAACCGCA
This genomic window contains:
- a CDS encoding phosphatidylglycerol lysyltransferase domain-containing protein; the encoded protein is MSGGVPIRSTRLRRALHGPRPEAVPVLVSRACTLVGLLDIAAGVFPRFRHSRMHTMAEVLPGALGPFAAALSLSTGVLLLLLAHGLRRHKRRAWRAAVALLPAGALAQFTYRHSLVGAAISLALLAPLLRHRDQFRALPDPRSRWRALANFVLMGAGSLVLGLIIVSVHPNRLVGDPSLADRITHVLYGLFGFEGPVDYQGDTSWTVGVSLGALGLLTAITTIYLAFRPEHPAAHLTEEDESRLRALLAKHGGRDSLGHFALRRDKAVVFSPSGKAAVTYRVVSGVMLASGDPIGDVEAWPGAIERFMDEAKAHSWTPAVMGCSETGGEVWTRETGLDALELGDEAVVDVADFSLAGRAMRNVRQMVKRIERAGYETRVRRVRDLGATELERIRQAADDWRGTDTERGFSMALGRIGDLADGDCLIATAHKADDQPGPYGDLKAILHFVPWGTDGASLDLMRRDRSADPGMNELLIVAALQAAPRFGITRVSLNFAMFRSALARGEKIGAGPVLRAWRGLLVFLSRWFQIESLYKFNAKFQPRWEPRFVVYRASGDLPRIGFAAMQAEGFVNLALPLPRFLRRRSHTPRACAHAVAERDVRAA
- a CDS encoding alpha/beta hydrolase-fold protein, with the protein product MGLTSNNTLVPAVLAAVALFAGTVWLWPRLARRGWRPVSGRIGLLLATQLSLFVTVGLAANQAFGFYASWADLFGQETDQGVVVDHNLGRRSSGPLTVTEIGDVPGRGGSRPSSAGQVQTVDIVGPKSHIASPAYVYLPPEYFQERYRTRTFPAAVVLTGYPGTARALVDKLHYPRTALELTKSGRMQPMILVMMRPTVAPPRDTECADVPGGPQTETFFAKDLPKAINQHYRVGKELGNWGIIGDSTGGYCALKLAMHHPKVYVAGAGLSPYYNAPVDPTTGDLFQGDKALRNRANLWWCLKHLSPPDTSLLVTSSKVGEKNYKDTLKFIERVKATETTRISSIILESGGHNFTTWRREIPATLEWMSGLLTGDQRSTGDR
- a CDS encoding PH domain-containing protein, with the translated sequence MTAPGVDDAVHEKPEKEAVTERRLHPITPLRRAWAPVAVVIGWAVHDPDQAQRQLTRLTTTTLLIALAVVVPAAALYGFLTWWFTHFAVTDTELRIRTGLVFRRTAHIRLERIQAVDVTQPLLARVAGVAKLRLDVVGADKKDELAFLGEREARALRAELLARAAGFAPETAHKVGEAPARELLRTPPRDLALSLVLTGATWGALVAALVVPPLLWWATHSLWTVLATAVPLLGAAGASSVGRFVTEYDWTVGESPDGLRIDHGLLDRTHETVPPGRVQTVRIVEPLLWRRRGWVRVELDVAGSSNSVLVPVAPRAAAEAVVARVLPGVVVPPLSALSRPPRRAGRCVPLWWRGHGLAVTDAVFASRQGLLRRSLALVPHAKVQSVRLTQGPWERLWRLADVHVDTGANKTVTARLRDAQEAAELLGAQAERSRTGRKGARPDRWMV
- a CDS encoding PH domain-containing protein gives rise to the protein METGSGQDTEVAGAEPVWTGLPPGLLRMRRLLLVVWLGLLAVALGLLLGLLCGPLWATFALLPLALAGWGWVLLGRNWRSWRYAERADDLLISRGVLWREETVVPYGRMQLVEVTSGPVERHFGLASVQLHTAAAATDATIPGLDPAEAERLRDRLTELGEARSAGL
- a CDS encoding NADH-quinone oxidoreductase subunit D; this encodes MTPTTETTVGIGGAAESTDMVLNIGPQHPSTHGVLRLRLVLDGERIMSAEPVIGYMHRGAEKLFEARDYRQIIMLANRHDWLSAFSNELGVVLGVERMLGMEVPERAVWTRTLLAELNRVLNHLMFLGSYPLELGGITPVFYAFREREVLQNVMEEVSGGRMHYMFNRVGGLKEDLPAGWATRARAAVSAVRSRMDRFDDLVLGNEIFRGRTRDVGVLAPETVHAYGVSGPVARASGVDFDLRRDEPYLAYGQLQDTLKVVTRQEGDCLARFEVLLEQTHNALDLADACLDRLAELPPGPINQRLPKVLKAPEGHTYAWTENPLGINGYYLVSKGEKTPYRLKLRSASYNNIQALVELLPGTLVADMVAILGSLFFVVGDIDK
- a CDS encoding SAM-dependent methyltransferase, translating into MTNDTTGGWSGWRAATEAALYGPDGFYRRPEGPAGHFRTSVHASPLFAAAVARLLCRLDEELGRPARLDFVDMAAGRGELATGVLAALPAEVGARTRVHAVEIAGRPAGLDHRIEWLSAPPENITGLLFANEWLDNVPVEIAETDASGLPRRVLVRPDGRERLGEPVAGAEADWLRRWWPLPAEEGLRAEIGLPRDEAWAAAVATVGRGMAVAVDYAHTAAARPPFGTLTGFREGRESTPVPDGSCDLTTHVALDACALPGGRLLTQRDALRALGIAGARPPLSLASTHPAEYVRALARAGEAAELTAAGGLGDFGWLLQPVGVGGLLVDGPDGPDGLLVDVPDDEEQ
- a CDS encoding sensor histidine kinase, with the translated sequence MQRLYDFLRRHPTGVDVFWAVILLGISLASETARGESQGTRSPMAIAPIVLLLCLVIALRRLMPERMLLLAIGLGAAQVVLDVETTSADFAFLVIVYTVAATGTRWASRLALTIGLCAAPVAQLRWPNENSGALGNVAIMIFQTVPFALAWVLGDSIRTRRAYFAQLEERNARLEKEREAQAKVAVAAERARIARELHDVVAHNVSVMVVQADGAAYVLDAAPDQAKKALETISSTGRQALAEMRRLLGVLRTGEHQEGGEYVPQPDVEQIEDLVEQCRGSGLPVDFKIEGTPRPLPSGVELTAYRIVQEALTNTRKHGGPNAGASVRLVYFDDGLGLLVEDDGKGAPHELYEEGGADGAGHGLIGMRERVGMVGGTLDAGPRPGGGFRISALLPLKPAH
- a CDS encoding response regulator transcription factor, producing MTIRVMLVDDQVLLRTGFRMVLAAQPDMEVVAEAGDGVEALQVLRSTAVDVVLMDVRMPKLDGVETTRRICSEPDPPKVLILTTFDLDEYAFSGLKAGASGFMLKDVPPGELLTAIRSVHSGDAVVAPSTTRRLLDRFAPMLPTTGKEPQHAELERLTGREREVMVLVAQGLSNGEIAARLVLSEATVKTHVGRILTKLGLRDRVQVVVLAYETGLVRAGGHG
- a CDS encoding DUF5937 family protein, which produces MSVHIDIAGLRPERVAVVPSPLAELGMALHALAEPGHHPGLQAWVTGVTARLDPHLADRMCEADFLWRTTFSDLFMPFAGVAGRTTLPGSCIAEDLDLLDKLTDEQFVDAALEFTCALPYCSHGPSVLSDSALHRRALELAASRGPRQVRFAERLLADPPRIRAWFRQFVEDCDEAFFADTWSRLRHQLAADARHKTDLLRRKGLAEALTAVSPAVTLDEAAGRITVDKLGTGHSATAEGGLLLIPTSLGWPHLSVLHRYGWQPALHYPVGSPELTAPPSVEQLALRLTALSHPVRMRLCRHLARSAYTTSELAQVHGMTAPEISRHLGVLKKAGLITTRRRGRYVLHQLDVTVVARLGSDFLEGILR